One Pullulanibacillus sp. KACC 23026 DNA segment encodes these proteins:
- a CDS encoding MFS transporter has translation MKRFLWLAYGMYALGGMTSVFLGAMMPELLSHYGVTYTLGGLLVLLQAIGFIVGVPITSLCMKRYHYRFILTGGALAVAVGQIGILLLPPFYVLGFLIILSGIGAASLETSVASYVMELFEGRRAIYMSRLEVAFGLGALLMPAVVSGLIAVHGWRYSSVWLAGFALVLAYLWQRVSISLDSVQEDDGKRDAYSAAAPVFSHRFAKYSLLLLFLVIIFLYVGIEGSLNSFLPSLFAVNLKVSPDYASLTTTVFWTAMLCGRLAIGWIVSKVSYERYLLGSILIASLFFLLLTQMHRLGLCYLVVFGLGLGMSAIYSITMVYANHTFPGMERLVTSSVTAFAGIGGAVFPFIIGYVMDHLLPNQVVWVMTGFNGILLVVFLAIYFSLAILRGTKKEVAGDAPNH, from the coding sequence TTGAAGAGGTTTCTTTGGTTGGCGTATGGGATGTATGCTTTAGGTGGGATGACGAGTGTTTTTTTGGGGGCTATGATGCCTGAATTGCTTAGTCATTATGGGGTGACTTATACGTTAGGTGGGCTTTTGGTGCTCCTTCAGGCTATTGGGTTTATTGTTGGGGTTCCGATTACGTCATTATGTATGAAAAGATATCATTATCGTTTTATTTTAACAGGAGGCGCACTTGCTGTAGCGGTGGGGCAGATCGGAATCTTGTTGCTGCCGCCTTTTTATGTGCTTGGGTTTTTGATTATTTTGAGTGGAATTGGAGCGGCTTCTCTGGAGACCTCTGTTGCGTCCTATGTGATGGAGCTATTTGAGGGACGGCGCGCCATTTATATGAGCCGCTTGGAGGTAGCCTTTGGACTTGGGGCACTTCTAATGCCGGCAGTCGTAAGCGGGCTGATTGCCGTACATGGATGGCGCTATTCTTCCGTTTGGTTAGCAGGATTTGCCTTAGTTTTAGCTTATTTGTGGCAACGGGTTTCGATTTCATTAGACTCAGTCCAGGAAGATGACGGGAAGCGGGATGCATACAGTGCAGCTGCCCCTGTTTTTAGTCACCGCTTCGCAAAATATAGCCTGCTCCTGCTTTTTTTGGTCATCATCTTTTTATATGTTGGAATTGAAGGGAGCTTAAATAGTTTTCTTCCAAGCTTGTTTGCGGTTAACCTCAAGGTAAGCCCTGATTATGCGTCTCTAACAACAACGGTCTTTTGGACAGCCATGCTCTGCGGGCGGCTTGCCATTGGGTGGATCGTAAGCAAGGTTAGCTATGAGCGGTATTTGTTGGGCAGCATTTTAATCGCCAGTCTTTTTTTCCTCTTGCTTACCCAAATGCATAGACTTGGACTCTGTTATTTGGTTGTATTTGGTCTTGGATTAGGGATGTCTGCGATATATTCCATTACCATGGTTTACGCCAATCATACCTTTCCGGGAATGGAGCGTTTGGTGACGAGCTCAGTGACGGCCTTTGCCGGGATAGGCGGCGCTGTTTTTCCTTTTATAATCGGCTATGTTATGGATCATCTTTTACCTAATCAGGTCGTATGGGTGATGACAGGATTTAATGGAATCCTTCTAGTGGTCTTCTTGGCCATTTATTTTAGTTTAGCGATTTTAAGAGGAACAAAGAAAGAAGTGGCAGGAGATGCGCCGAATCATTAA